One region of Phragmites australis chromosome 18, lpPhrAust1.1, whole genome shotgun sequence genomic DNA includes:
- the LOC133899194 gene encoding UPF0481 protein At3g47200-like, whose translation MNQQEPPGDSHTIDIASLAQELREQPAAADSSVAQLGDASPICIIAEVGSLTRKVDPNEYNPHHVSIGPYHRTLNPNLARDDEKKRSLRDVMSAASPGVTVQAYLEELVRLEGRARKCYEHLFEGLTSTAFVRMLLLDACYVLARFRCVDGYAEGRRRNVAATATANGHVQDGYHSSSAAGGGDMLEDVAVVRDVLYLAENQIPFFIIEKIHQMTILDRGVSAASTIAAYVRELLQQYSVAMPNVAEPPGPGNLLHLLHMHFMLTILPSATGADAEAIGEKVGRWRTATDYYFAGVKFRRRPLRTDEAQCILDVRLDSGGGTLEIPQLNIDAETWRLLRNLMALEQHNPAVGSNVTAYCVFMSQLACTAKDVELLSRRGVISHGLGNHTEVASFFTDLCKGIVFRLDDPDRNYLMATCQALEKQFRSRARRWMAWLRQKYFSNPWLAVGLAAAAIGLACAVVQAVYSVLSYRH comes from the exons ATGAATCAGCAAG AGCCACCAGGGGATTCCCACACCATAGACATCGCTTCCCTGGCCCAAGAGCTGAGGGAGCAGCCGGCCGCTGCCGACTCCTCCGTGGCGCAACTCGGGGACGCCTCCCCTATTTGCATCATCGCCGAGGTCGGCAGCCTGACCCGCAAGGTCGACCCGAACGAGTACAACCCGCACCACGTTTCCATTGGCCCGTACCACCGGACCTTGAACCCGAACCTCGCCAGGGACGACGAGAAGAAAAGAAGCCTCAGAGACGTCATGTCGGCGGCGAGCCCCGGCGTGACGGTGCAGGCGTACCTTGAAGAGCTGGTGCGCCTCGAGGGCCGAGCCAGAAAGTGCTACGAACACTTGTTCGAGGGCTTGACGAGCACGGCGTTCGTGCGCATGCTGCTGCTCGACGCCTGTTACGTGCTCGCCCGGTTCCGCTGTGTCGACGGATACGCCGAAGGACGCCGAAGGAATGTCGCGGCTACGGCTACGGCCAATGGCCACGTGCAAGACGGGTACCACAGCAGCAGCGCGGCAGGCGGCGGCGACATGCTGGAGGACGTCGCGGTGGTGCGCGACGTGCTCTACCTTGCGGAGAACCAGATACCGTTCTTCATCATCGAGAAGATCCACCAGATGACCATTTTGGATCGTGGCGTTTCTGCGGCGAGCACGATTGCGGCGTACGTCCGTGAACTCTTGCAGCAGTACTCGGTGGCAATGCCGAACGTGGCGGAGCCGCCGGGACCAGGGAATCTTCTGCACCTGCTGCACATGCACTTCATGCTCACCATACTCCCGTCAGCCACGGGAGCTGATGCTGAAGCCATCGGGGAGAAGGTTGGCCGGTGGCGCACGGCGACTGACTACTACTTCGCCGGCGTAAAGTTCAGGAGGCGGCCCCTCCGCACCGACGAAGCCCAATGCATCCTCGACGTGAGGCtggacagcggcggcggcacgctGGAGATCCCCCAACTGAACATCGACGCCGAGACGTGGCGGCTCCTACGCAACCTGATGGCGCTGGAGCAGCACAACCCGGCGGTCGGGAGCAACGTCACGGCATACTGCGTCTTCATGTCGCAGTTGGCGTGCACGGCAAAGGACGTAGAGCTTCTGTCGAGGAGAGGGGTCATCTCGCACGGCCTCGGCAACCACACCGAGGTCGCCAGCTTCTTCACCGACCTCTGCAAGGGGATCGTGTTTAGATTGGACGACCCCGACCGCAACTACCTGATGGCGACGTGCCAGGCGCTGGAGAAGCAGTTCCGAAGCCGGGCGCGGCGATGGATGGCGTGGCTGCGGCAAAAGTATTTCAGCAACCCGTGGCTTGCGGTCGGGCTCGCCGCGGCTGCCATCGGTCTAGCTTGTGCTGTGGTGCAAGCAGTGTACTCTGTTTTGAGTTACAGACACTAG